A portion of the Ferrimonas lipolytica genome contains these proteins:
- the moaB gene encoding molybdenum cofactor biosynthesis protein B: MGHLSQANFVPLNVAVLTLSDTRTLENDKSGQFLVDGLIEAGHNVVERKIIKDDKYTIRAVMSDWIASEHVQVIISTGGTGFTDRDSTPESVAPLFDKEIEGFGELFRHITFLELGTSTVQSRAIGGMANRTAIFCLPGSTGACRTGWTKILKEQLDSTHRPCNFVTHLKPIAK, encoded by the coding sequence ATGGGACACCTTTCACAAGCGAACTTTGTACCACTGAACGTGGCCGTACTAACCCTATCTGATACCCGTACCTTGGAAAACGACAAATCAGGTCAGTTCTTAGTAGATGGTTTAATTGAAGCGGGCCACAACGTGGTTGAGCGGAAGATCATCAAAGACGACAAGTACACCATCCGTGCAGTAATGTCTGATTGGATCGCCTCTGAGCACGTCCAAGTAATTATCTCTACTGGCGGTACCGGCTTCACCGATCGAGACTCCACGCCTGAATCAGTAGCGCCACTATTTGATAAAGAAATTGAAGGGTTTGGTGAGCTGTTCCGCCACATCACCTTCCTTGAGCTAGGCACCAGCACCGTCCAGTCACGCGCTATTGGTGGCATGGCCAATCGCACTGCAATCTTCTGCTTGCCTGGTTCTACTGGCGCCTGCCGTACCGGTTGGACCAAGATCCTGAAAGAGCAGCTGGACTCAACTCACCGTCCATGTAACTTCGTTACCCACCTGAAACCAATTGCCAAATGA
- a CDS encoding GlsB/YeaQ/YmgE family stress response membrane protein, giving the protein MGFLSWVILGLIAGALAKWLMPGNDGGGWFMTMLLGIVGAFVGGFVGGFVGFSNVNGINIGSLFTATVGALIVLFIYNKFIR; this is encoded by the coding sequence ATGGGATTTTTATCTTGGGTGATCTTAGGATTAATCGCAGGCGCATTGGCTAAATGGTTGATGCCGGGCAATGATGGTGGTGGTTGGTTTATGACGATGTTGCTTGGCATCGTTGGCGCATTTGTTGGCGGCTTTGTCGGGGGGTTTGTTGGTTTTAGTAACGTCAACGGCATCAATATCGGTAGCTTATTCACCGCCACTGTCGGTGCATTGATAGTGCTGTTTATCTACAACAAATTTATCCGATAG
- the moaE gene encoding molybdopterin synthase catalytic subunit MoaE produces MGVVQTKDFDVAAEYAKLANNPACGAVVTFVGKVRDFGDSKNVSAMTLEHYPGMTEAVLEQIEVEARARWPLDDVTIIHRVGDLQLTDQIVFIGVSSAHRKAAFAACEYLIDFLKTRAPFWKKETSNEGTVWVDAKDADQQAAEQWQR; encoded by the coding sequence ATGGGTGTGGTGCAAACCAAAGATTTTGACGTTGCAGCGGAGTACGCCAAGCTGGCCAACAACCCAGCCTGTGGCGCTGTGGTCACCTTCGTCGGTAAGGTACGTGACTTTGGCGACAGCAAAAACGTCTCAGCGATGACGCTTGAACACTACCCTGGCATGACCGAGGCAGTACTCGAGCAGATCGAGGTTGAGGCTCGTGCCCGCTGGCCCTTGGATGATGTCACTATCATCCATCGTGTTGGCGATCTGCAACTGACCGATCAGATCGTATTTATCGGTGTCTCCAGCGCCCACCGCAAGGCCGCCTTTGCTGCCTGCGAATACCTAATCGACTTTTTGAAAACCCGTGCACCGTTCTGGAAGAAAGAAACCAGTAACGAAGGCACCGTTTGGGTAGACGCCAAGGATGCCGATCAACAAGCGGCGGAGCAGTGGCAACGCTAA
- the moaD gene encoding molybdopterin synthase sulfur carrier subunit, with protein sequence MIKVLFFAQIREVIGCDKVEIEATTGLTADALRKQLVERGDKWQLTLGEANVLVAVNQTLSGWETELSDGDEVAFFPPVTGG encoded by the coding sequence ATGATCAAAGTACTATTTTTCGCTCAGATCCGTGAAGTGATTGGCTGCGATAAGGTTGAGATTGAAGCCACTACCGGTTTAACCGCTGATGCCCTGCGCAAGCAATTGGTTGAACGTGGCGATAAATGGCAGCTTACCCTTGGTGAAGCCAACGTCTTGGTTGCCGTTAACCAAACCCTATCTGGCTGGGAAACCGAATTGTCTGACGGCGATGAAGTCGCTTTCTTCCCACCGGTTACCGGAGGCTAG
- a CDS encoding TIGR01621 family pseudouridine synthase: MPAYQLVAEHPNFIVINKSAGVHFHSQDGSAGVVAQVEADRNEKLYSVHRLDTPTSGLLLLARSSAVAATLSQQFAEHSIEKRYLALSTDKPKKKQGTIEGGMAKARRSQWKLTRAKDNYATTQFVSASVKPGLRAFLLRPLSGKTHQIRVALKSIGAPILGDALYGGVESDRTYLHAYQLVFSLNGEQHEFTQAPSCGEHYLSDELTALLQQWQQQQPSWPKR, translated from the coding sequence ATGCCCGCATACCAGCTTGTTGCCGAACATCCCAACTTTATCGTTATCAATAAAAGCGCCGGGGTGCATTTTCATAGCCAAGATGGCAGCGCTGGTGTCGTTGCTCAGGTTGAAGCAGACCGCAACGAGAAGCTCTATAGCGTACATCGGCTCGATACCCCAACCTCTGGTTTGTTGCTATTGGCACGCAGCAGTGCAGTAGCTGCCACGTTAAGCCAGCAGTTTGCTGAGCACAGCATCGAGAAACGTTATTTAGCACTGTCGACCGATAAGCCCAAGAAGAAACAGGGGACTATCGAAGGTGGCATGGCTAAGGCTCGTCGCAGCCAATGGAAACTTACTCGGGCCAAAGACAACTACGCCACTACCCAGTTCGTCAGTGCGTCGGTTAAGCCGGGGTTACGCGCCTTTTTGTTACGCCCTTTATCGGGTAAAACCCACCAAATCCGGGTCGCACTCAAATCCATCGGTGCACCAATTCTAGGGGATGCGCTATATGGTGGTGTCGAGTCTGATCGCACCTACCTCCATGCCTATCAATTGGTTTTTTCGCTCAATGGTGAGCAGCATGAGTTTACCCAAGCACCAAGCTGTGGTGAGCACTACCTTAGCGACGAGTTAACGGCATTACTGCAACAGTGGCAACAACAGCAACCAAGCTGGCCGAAGCGTTAA
- a CDS encoding thiol:disulfide interchange protein DsbA/DsbL, which produces MKKLISAMALVLSFGASAYDEGKHYIDLKDGGFDAPNQVVKVYSTNCPFCYKYEKAVIPNYVKNLPDGISYDAYHITTKPPFGLEKATAVAVGKVLGDKQYKKVKMAYYKQIHALKKKFSSSEEATQFGIDQLGISKAEFDKHAASPEVAKLLKKWDQGLEVAKIKGIPAIVVNGKYLINTQSVTSMKMLDELTAELLAK; this is translated from the coding sequence ATGAAAAAGCTTATTTCAGCAATGGCATTAGTTTTATCTTTTGGTGCATCAGCTTATGACGAAGGTAAGCATTACATCGACCTAAAAGACGGTGGTTTCGACGCTCCCAACCAAGTGGTTAAGGTGTACTCCACTAACTGCCCGTTCTGTTACAAGTACGAAAAAGCGGTTATCCCTAACTACGTTAAAAATTTGCCAGATGGCATCAGCTACGACGCCTACCACATCACCACTAAGCCTCCATTTGGGCTAGAAAAAGCCACTGCCGTGGCCGTAGGTAAAGTACTGGGCGACAAGCAGTACAAGAAAGTGAAGATGGCTTACTACAAGCAAATTCACGCTCTAAAGAAAAAGTTCAGCTCAAGCGAAGAAGCGACTCAGTTTGGTATCGATCAGCTGGGGATATCTAAAGCAGAATTCGACAAGCACGCTGCCTCGCCAGAAGTGGCTAAATTGCTGAAAAAGTGGGACCAAGGCTTAGAAGTTGCCAAGATTAAAGGCATTCCTGCCATCGTCGTTAACGGCAAATACCTGATCAATACCCAGTCGGTCACCAGCATGAAGATGTTGGACGAGTTGACTGCTGAACTGCTGGCTAAGTAA
- the moaC gene encoding cyclic pyranopterin monophosphate synthase MoaC codes for MSEFTHINEQGQAHMVDVTEKVATEREARAEAIIKMAPDTLAMIMNGEHHKGDVFATARIAGIMAAKKTSDLIPLCHPLMLTKVTVDLIPEPEHSQVRIQSLCKLAGQTGVEMEALTAASTAALTIYDMCKAVQKDMLIEGVRLLEKKGGKSGHFKV; via the coding sequence ATGAGCGAATTTACTCACATCAATGAGCAGGGCCAAGCACACATGGTCGACGTTACTGAAAAGGTAGCAACCGAGCGTGAAGCCCGAGCTGAAGCGATCATCAAGATGGCGCCAGACACCTTAGCGATGATAATGAACGGCGAACACCACAAAGGTGACGTATTCGCGACGGCTCGCATCGCTGGCATCATGGCAGCAAAGAAGACGTCCGATCTGATCCCATTGTGCCACCCACTGATGCTAACCAAGGTTACCGTTGATCTGATCCCAGAGCCGGAACATAGCCAAGTTCGCATTCAGAGCCTATGTAAGCTGGCTGGCCAAACCGGTGTTGAGATGGAGGCGTTAACCGCTGCCAGCACCGCCGCACTAACCATCTACGACATGTGCAAAGCAGTACAGAAAGATATGCTGATTGAAGGCGTTCGTCTGCTTGAGAAAAAGGGCGGCAAGTCCGGCCACTTTAAGGTTTAA
- a CDS encoding electron transfer flavoprotein-ubiquinone oxidoreductase, which produces MERESMEFDVLVVGAGPAGLSSAIRLKQLNSELNVCVVEKGSEVGAHILSGAVFETRALDELLPDWKDLGAPLKTAVSGDEIYMLKANGQTKFNNAFVPKTMHNDGNYIISLGNLCRWLAEQAEGLGVEIYPGFAAAEIIHEQGIVKGVITGDMGLDHNGEPKDGHMLGMELRAGYTLFAEGCRGHLGKQLIEQFGLDKDKSPQHYGLGIKEVWQAPEGKHQPGLVIHTAGYPLAEHDATGGGFLYHGDDGQLLVGLITDLNYKNPHLSPFEEFQRFKTHPQIRQYLEGGERIAYGARAIAKGGFNSLPDMHFPGGLLIGCDAGTLNFAKIKGSHTAMKSGMLAADVVAESLAGNAAGGLDLTQITSHFKASWLYDELYRSRNFGPALHKFGTMGGGAFNYIEQNWFGGKLPLTLQDETYDHEAMTLAADATPISYPKPDGKVSFDRLSSVFVSNTSHEEDQPCHLRLTDKAIPVAVNLAQFAEPAQRYCPAGVYEIVGEESSEPKLQINFANCVHCKTCDIKDPSQNITWVVPEGGNGPNYPNM; this is translated from the coding sequence ATGGAACGTGAGTCAATGGAATTTGACGTACTGGTGGTAGGAGCCGGCCCTGCCGGTTTATCCAGTGCTATTCGCTTAAAACAACTCAATTCAGAGTTGAACGTATGTGTGGTCGAGAAAGGCTCCGAAGTGGGTGCTCACATTTTATCTGGTGCGGTGTTTGAAACACGTGCTTTGGATGAGCTGCTTCCTGACTGGAAAGATCTTGGCGCACCGCTGAAAACCGCCGTTAGTGGCGATGAAATATATATGTTGAAGGCCAATGGCCAAACCAAATTCAACAACGCTTTTGTCCCTAAAACCATGCATAACGACGGCAATTACATTATTAGCCTCGGTAATCTGTGTCGCTGGTTAGCTGAGCAGGCCGAAGGACTTGGCGTTGAGATCTACCCTGGCTTTGCCGCTGCTGAGATTATTCACGAACAGGGTATCGTCAAAGGCGTTATCACCGGTGATATGGGACTTGATCATAACGGTGAGCCCAAAGATGGCCATATGCTCGGGATGGAACTACGTGCCGGTTACACCTTATTTGCCGAAGGTTGCCGTGGTCATCTAGGCAAACAGCTGATCGAACAGTTTGGCTTAGATAAAGATAAGTCACCACAGCACTACGGCCTCGGTATTAAAGAGGTATGGCAGGCACCGGAAGGCAAGCATCAGCCAGGGTTAGTGATCCACACAGCTGGTTACCCGTTAGCCGAACACGACGCCACCGGCGGTGGTTTCCTGTATCACGGCGACGATGGCCAACTGTTGGTTGGTTTGATCACCGATTTGAACTACAAAAACCCACACCTTAGTCCGTTTGAAGAGTTTCAGCGCTTTAAGACCCACCCGCAGATCCGGCAGTACCTTGAGGGCGGTGAACGCATTGCCTATGGTGCCCGAGCCATCGCCAAAGGTGGCTTTAATTCACTACCAGACATGCACTTCCCCGGTGGTTTGTTGATTGGTTGTGACGCCGGCACTCTTAACTTTGCCAAGATCAAAGGTAGCCATACTGCGATGAAGAGCGGCATGTTGGCAGCTGATGTGGTGGCTGAGTCGTTGGCGGGTAATGCTGCTGGCGGTTTGGATCTTACCCAAATTACCAGCCACTTTAAGGCTTCGTGGCTGTATGACGAACTCTACCGTAGCCGTAACTTTGGTCCGGCATTGCACAAGTTTGGCACCATGGGGGGCGGCGCGTTCAACTACATCGAACAGAATTGGTTTGGCGGTAAGCTGCCGCTGACCCTACAAGATGAGACTTACGACCATGAGGCGATGACCTTAGCGGCTGACGCAACGCCGATTAGTTACCCTAAGCCTGATGGTAAGGTCAGCTTTGACCGTCTCTCTTCTGTGTTTGTCTCCAATACCTCCCACGAAGAGGATCAGCCCTGTCATTTGCGTTTAACCGATAAGGCTATCCCGGTGGCGGTTAACTTGGCCCAATTTGCCGAGCCGGCGCAGCGCTATTGTCCTGCAGGGGTCTATGAGATCGTTGGTGAGGAGAGCAGTGAGCCGAAGTTACAGATAAACTTTGCTAACTGCGTTCATTGTAAAACCTGTGATATTAAGGATCCAAGCCAGAACATCACTTGGGTAGTGCCAGAGGGGGGCAATGGCCCCAACTATCCAAATATGTAA
- a CDS encoding GNAT family N-acetyltransferase translates to MIEATQCRLRPLETTDVEVFYHWLQDRDVTRYSVTQFTKPQSKGALIQWLASINEQRNAVSLGIECKHSNRLIGYAGLVGISDINHSAEYFILIGDKQYWGRGIATEVTRMVTQYGFSSLNLHRVELTAFTTNPAAQRAYEKAGFQHEGVLRQSGYRDGAYHDKVMMAALANEWNNDQ, encoded by the coding sequence ATGATTGAAGCAACCCAATGCCGATTACGCCCACTGGAAACCACCGATGTGGAGGTGTTCTACCACTGGTTACAGGATCGGGATGTTACCCGCTACAGCGTTACCCAGTTTACCAAGCCACAATCAAAGGGAGCGTTGATACAGTGGCTGGCCAGCATTAATGAACAACGTAATGCGGTATCGTTAGGGATTGAATGCAAGCACAGCAACCGACTAATTGGCTATGCCGGCTTGGTTGGGATCAGTGACATTAACCACAGCGCAGAGTATTTCATTCTCATTGGTGACAAGCAGTACTGGGGCCGAGGCATTGCCACCGAGGTTACTCGGATGGTGACCCAATACGGTTTTAGTAGCCTCAACCTACATCGTGTCGAACTAACTGCCTTTACCACTAACCCCGCGGCACAACGAGCCTATGAGAAGGCCGGTTTCCAGCACGAAGGCGTATTACGTCAATCCGGATATCGAGATGGTGCTTATCACGACAAGGTGATGATGGCGGCGCTAGCCAACGAATGGAACAACGACCAATAA
- a CDS encoding LysR family transcriptional regulator, with product MTVKDCVKDLSVAHLELIICLIQHGNASAAADELGMSQSTISYHLRRLRTIFDDEMFIRTGTGLKPTERCKQIGLIATELVTRVHEELLHAGHFEPSLISKEIFIVADDTVCNWYGQLLREIQQTMPNTQLCARPWNLHSMFDLDNGSIHFGIHVMPIGNKGIYEVELAPCLRTIVVHKDHPLARKGYVELTDLGHYPVVLNDLAGWNNNGNSILEKVTAEHNINMRIVARIGYVGSIYDAIADNHTITYTSLAALPDSLENHVVLLPPDELNRHKASYRLYTSRARYGSQETTYLVEFISKSFNQFIQRKFNRPELAEILPVLLAS from the coding sequence ATGACCGTTAAAGACTGTGTTAAAGACCTCTCCGTTGCCCACCTAGAGTTGATCATTTGTTTGATTCAACATGGCAATGCCAGTGCAGCTGCAGACGAACTGGGCATGAGCCAGTCGACCATCAGCTACCATTTACGGCGGCTGCGTACCATATTCGACGACGAGATGTTCATTCGAACTGGCACCGGGTTGAAGCCAACAGAGCGCTGCAAGCAGATTGGCCTTATCGCTACCGAGCTGGTTACTCGAGTGCACGAAGAGCTGCTCCATGCTGGCCATTTCGAACCAAGCTTAATCAGCAAAGAGATCTTTATTGTTGCCGATGACACCGTATGCAATTGGTACGGACAACTGCTGCGTGAGATCCAGCAAACCATGCCTAATACACAGCTGTGCGCACGCCCATGGAATCTGCACTCGATGTTCGATCTCGACAACGGTTCCATTCACTTCGGCATCCATGTGATGCCAATCGGCAACAAAGGCATCTACGAAGTCGAACTCGCGCCCTGCTTGCGTACCATTGTGGTTCATAAAGATCACCCATTGGCCAGAAAAGGCTATGTCGAGTTAACCGATCTTGGCCACTACCCAGTAGTACTCAACGACCTTGCTGGCTGGAACAACAACGGTAACTCCATCCTTGAAAAGGTTACCGCCGAGCATAATATCAATATGCGTATCGTCGCCCGCATCGGTTACGTCGGCAGCATCTATGACGCCATTGCCGACAACCACACCATTACCTACACTAGCCTAGCTGCACTGCCAGACAGTCTAGAAAACCATGTCGTGTTACTGCCACCGGATGAACTAAACCGCCATAAAGCCAGCTATCGTTTGTACACCAGCCGTGCCCGTTATGGTTCGCAAGAGACCACCTATTTGGTTGAGTTTATCTCCAAATCCTTTAACCAATTCATTCAACGAAAATTCAATCGTCCTGAACTGGCTGAGATCCTGCCGGTGCTATTAGCATCCTAG
- a CDS encoding aryl-sulfate sulfotransferase: MKKTLLSSAIVAGLTLASIALPAQAAGFKPAPAVGQLGAILVNPYGNSPLTAILDLGSKRPTNVTVTVHGKGKNGVDISYPVGQQTINSHDGIPLFGLYASHNNAVTIDYVLDGKKISEQHKVLTSSINNRYMDNRSISEMQVADVKTVAKGFEERLYLVNTHTYNQQGSDLHWSGQKAKDAGIFEGSPATGSMPFDNAPMTYVVDTNGDVRWWLNQDATYDGTALDVEKRGYFMGFHDNGNGKYTFVQGQRWGTFDLLGRIDDQRLPRGYIDASHEANVMPNGHTLVRAAKANYVNAEGNIVHTVRDHILELDKDGNLADVWNLAEIMDPYRDALLEALDMGAVCLNVDIDHQGETGVMEINAPYGDIPGIGAGRNWAHINSVEYDPKDDSIILSFRHQGVAKVTRDKEVKWILAPAEGWNTELSAKLLKPVDAKGKAIECSEKGVCEGDFDFSYTQHTAWLNNTTGNLTVFDNGDGRGHEQPAMPTMKYSRFVEYKIDEDNMTVEQTWEYGKERGYDWYSPITSNVEYFEDKNTMFGFGGSIHLYSPGQPTVGKINEIDYDTKKVMVEIDMLSDKHNSPHYRASIVNLTSQFGK, translated from the coding sequence ATGAAAAAAACTCTTCTTTCCTCTGCGATTGTCGCAGGCCTTACGTTGGCAAGCATCGCCTTACCTGCACAAGCCGCTGGCTTTAAGCCTGCCCCAGCAGTGGGGCAATTAGGCGCTATCCTGGTTAACCCATACGGCAACTCACCACTAACTGCGATTTTAGACTTGGGCTCTAAGCGCCCAACCAATGTCACCGTTACGGTGCACGGCAAAGGTAAGAACGGCGTTGACATCTCCTACCCAGTTGGCCAACAAACCATCAACAGTCACGATGGCATACCGCTATTTGGCCTCTACGCCAGCCACAACAACGCGGTAACAATTGATTATGTGCTCGATGGTAAAAAAATCTCCGAGCAACATAAAGTACTGACCTCCAGCATCAATAACCGTTACATGGACAACCGCTCCATCAGTGAGATGCAAGTAGCCGACGTTAAAACCGTCGCAAAAGGCTTCGAGGAACGCCTCTACCTAGTCAACACCCATACTTACAATCAGCAAGGTTCCGATCTGCACTGGTCTGGTCAAAAAGCCAAAGATGCCGGCATCTTTGAAGGCTCGCCAGCAACCGGCTCTATGCCGTTTGATAACGCCCCAATGACCTACGTTGTAGATACCAACGGCGATGTTCGCTGGTGGTTAAATCAAGACGCAACCTACGATGGCACTGCATTAGATGTAGAGAAGCGTGGCTACTTTATGGGCTTCCACGACAACGGCAACGGCAAGTACACCTTCGTACAGGGTCAACGCTGGGGTACCTTCGATCTGCTCGGCCGCATTGATGATCAGCGTTTACCGCGGGGCTACATTGATGCATCTCACGAAGCCAACGTAATGCCAAATGGCCATACCCTCGTGCGTGCAGCCAAAGCCAACTACGTTAACGCCGAAGGCAATATCGTCCACACCGTACGTGACCACATTCTGGAGCTGGACAAAGACGGTAATCTGGCTGATGTCTGGAACCTAGCCGAAATCATGGATCCATATCGTGATGCTTTGTTAGAAGCGCTTGATATGGGCGCAGTATGTTTGAACGTTGATATCGATCACCAAGGCGAAACCGGCGTAATGGAAATCAACGCCCCATACGGAGATATCCCTGGCATTGGCGCCGGTCGAAACTGGGCTCACATCAACTCGGTAGAATACGATCCAAAGGACGACTCCATCATCCTGTCGTTCCGCCACCAAGGTGTTGCTAAAGTAACTCGCGATAAAGAAGTGAAATGGATTCTGGCTCCAGCTGAAGGTTGGAATACAGAACTGTCTGCTAAGTTGCTCAAGCCGGTTGATGCCAAAGGAAAAGCGATTGAATGCTCTGAAAAAGGCGTATGCGAGGGAGATTTCGACTTCTCCTACACCCAACACACTGCTTGGTTGAACAACACCACCGGCAACCTAACCGTGTTTGATAATGGTGATGGCCGCGGCCACGAACAGCCAGCAATGCCTACCATGAAATACTCACGCTTTGTTGAGTACAAGATTGACGAAGACAACATGACCGTCGAGCAAACTTGGGAATACGGTAAAGAGCGTGGTTACGATTGGTACTCACCAATTACCTCCAACGTCGAATACTTCGAAGATAAGAACACCATGTTTGGCTTTGGTGGCTCCATTCACCTGTACTCGCCAGGCCAACCAACGGTGGGTAAAATCAATGAGATCGACTACGACACCAAAAAGGTGATGGTTGAAATCGACATGCTGTCCGATAAACACAACTCCCCACACTACCGCGCTAGCATAGTCAATCTAACCAGCCAGTTTGGTAAGTAA
- a CDS encoding disulfide bond formation protein B: MNPIKEGFGALKGAPAQTLAQWQNQRWLWFVMSGAALFLILSAMGYFQWFLEMDPCEICVYIRFSQCCILFAGLIIAIQPGNNILKVVGMALAWYGVLQGMAWSIELNALHDSSHALDDVMATGGDLFAAGGGGGACSTEPHFPLGLPLHEWFPYEFQPSGICGEDDWSLLGLNMAQYCIIAYSFFTIGLGAATFGWVRNLLNK, from the coding sequence ATGAATCCAATTAAAGAGGGCTTTGGCGCGCTAAAAGGCGCCCCAGCTCAAACCTTAGCACAATGGCAAAACCAGCGTTGGCTGTGGTTTGTAATGAGCGGCGCGGCACTGTTTTTGATTCTATCTGCGATGGGCTACTTCCAGTGGTTCCTAGAGATGGACCCATGTGAAATCTGCGTTTACATTCGCTTTAGCCAGTGTTGCATCTTGTTTGCCGGCCTAATCATCGCGATCCAACCTGGCAACAACATCCTTAAAGTTGTTGGCATGGCACTGGCGTGGTACGGCGTATTGCAGGGCATGGCGTGGTCGATTGAACTAAATGCACTGCATGACTCTTCCCATGCACTGGATGACGTAATGGCAACTGGTGGTGACTTGTTCGCAGCGGGTGGCGGTGGCGGTGCTTGTTCGACTGAACCTCACTTCCCACTGGGCTTGCCACTGCATGAGTGGTTCCCGTACGAGTTCCAGCCATCTGGTATCTGTGGTGAAGACGATTGGTCACTACTGGGCTTGAACATGGCACAGTACTGCATTATTGCGTACAGCTTCTTTACCATCGGTTTGGGTGCAGCCACCTTTGGTTGGGTGCGTAACTTACTGAACAAATAG
- the moaA gene encoding GTP 3',8-cyclase MoaA, which yields MQQLEDRFGRRFHYLRLSITDACNFKCEYCLPDGYKPEGKPRHLQLDELRRVMTAFAHCGTRKIRITGGEPSLRKDFEQVIEAAANTPLIETVATTTNGYRLAEHAAEWQRRGLQQINVSADSLDGRDFERITGDSRFDLVMRGIDRALELDYRRVKINAVLLKGHNADQLPLFLNYIRDRKVDIRFIELMETGLHHDYFKQHHLAGAVIQQQLLQQGWQLDPADKDAGPALNYSHPDYAGRIGLIMPYAKDFCASCNRLRVSSTGKLHLCLFGEAGIELRDLLGSDNHIPELQQRLHRALISKHETHHLHDGDAGATPHLASIGG from the coding sequence ATGCAACAACTGGAAGATCGGTTCGGCCGGAGGTTTCACTATCTCCGTTTATCGATTACCGACGCCTGTAACTTCAAATGCGAGTACTGCCTCCCCGACGGTTATAAACCCGAAGGTAAGCCACGCCATTTGCAATTGGACGAACTGCGCCGAGTAATGACAGCATTTGCTCACTGTGGCACCCGTAAAATCCGTATTACCGGTGGTGAGCCAAGTCTGCGTAAAGACTTTGAGCAAGTGATTGAAGCAGCAGCGAATACCCCCTTAATCGAAACCGTAGCTACCACAACCAATGGCTACCGTTTGGCCGAGCACGCAGCCGAATGGCAACGCCGAGGCCTACAACAGATAAATGTATCCGCTGACAGCCTAGATGGTCGTGATTTTGAGCGAATAACCGGCGACAGTCGCTTCGATTTAGTGATGAGAGGGATCGATCGGGCGCTTGAACTTGACTACCGTCGAGTCAAGATCAACGCGGTACTATTGAAAGGCCACAATGCCGATCAACTGCCGCTGTTTTTGAACTATATCCGCGATCGTAAGGTCGATATTCGCTTCATCGAATTGATGGAGACAGGCCTACATCACGATTACTTCAAACAGCACCATCTAGCCGGTGCCGTTATTCAACAGCAATTACTGCAGCAAGGGTGGCAGCTGGATCCCGCTGATAAAGATGCTGGGCCAGCACTGAATTACAGTCACCCAGATTACGCTGGGCGGATCGGCTTAATCATGCCGTACGCTAAAGACTTCTGCGCCAGCTGCAACCGCTTACGGGTTTCCTCCACCGGCAAACTGCACCTGTGCTTGTTTGGCGAAGCTGGCATTGAACTGCGCGACCTGCTCGGCAGTGACAACCATATTCCAGAGCTGCAGCAACGCCTCCATCGCGCGCTGATCAGCAAACATGAAACACACCACCTGCACGATGGTGATGCCGGTGCCACGCCGCATCTGGCCTCCATCGGTGGTTGA